A window from Setaria italica strain Yugu1 chromosome VIII, Setaria_italica_v2.0, whole genome shotgun sequence encodes these proteins:
- the LOC105914997 gene encoding uncharacterized protein LOC105914997: MKRGGDIASLFQKHAAKKATAASNTIPSPVETFVEEQNQEHDRVVVEEIADPVPLPPPLQPPTSQPPVYDINRLPHDPGERQPIESYHVNDQDAIRRAYIIKGRFKPVNHDFPSRKIGGRDRQFNYVWMYNHEWLEYNIKKDSAFCFICYLFKKGAGSNTFIVGGWNNWNIRNKALLKHSGSMAHNAAQERYISFINPKVAIDYHIEKWTDEDLRLYKKRLTYSLRCIKFLLHQGLAFRGPDENEESSNRGNFIELLKFLAGNSDEVNKYVLNNAPADESSNISHKEQLALCLRYVDKLGRPCEHFIGVVHVDDTTSLSLKEAIEGLLRRDQDILNAISLVNVAKNKMQQLRSDGWDHFLERVTSFCIKHDVEVPAMDGDYVPYGKSARYARARNQTNDDHFRREVYIGVIDQIRQELDNRFDEINMELLSCMSAFSPSNSFASFDAQKVRRLAEFYTKDFSNNDLLKLELQLDNYIDDMRRDDSFKGLDSIVDLSVKLVQTRRHKVYDMVYLLLKLILLLPVATASVERVFSAMVKVKTKSRNKLSDSVLDDCLVTFIERDIFFQVNEEDIIKTFMSFKKRRVNKGDK, translated from the exons ATGAAGAGAGGCGGAgatattgcatctctttttcagaAACATGCAGCAAAGAAGGCAACAGCTGCTTCAAACACTATCCCATCTCCAGTTGAAACTTTTGTGGAAGAACAGAATCAGGAGCATGATAGAGTGGTAGTTGAAGAAATCGCGGATCCTGTGCCCTTGCCTCCGCCACTGCAACCACCCACATCACAGCCGCCGGTTTATGACATCAATCGCCTTCCACATGATCCAGGTGAAAGGCAGCCCATTGAAAGTTATCATGTTaatgatcaagatgcaattCGAAGAGCATATATTATTAAAGGTCGATTCAAACCTGTTAATCATGATTTTCcatcaagaaaaattggagGTAGGGATCGCCAATTCAATTATGTATGGATGTATAATCATGAGTGGCTTGAATATAATATCAAGAAGGATTCTGCGTTTTGCTTTATATGCTACTTGTTCAAGAAGGGTGCTGGGTCAAATACATTTATTGTTGGAGGATGGAATAATTGGAATATACGAAACAAAGCACTTCTCAAACATAGTGGTTCTATGGCACACAATGCAGCTCAGGAGAGATACATTAGTTTTATAAATCCCAAGGTAGCAATTGATTATCACATTGAGAAGTGGACTGATGAGGATCTTCGTCTTTATAAGAAAAGGTTGACATATTCACTTAGATGTATCAAGTTTCTTTTGCATCAAGGATTGGCATTTCGTGGACCTGATGAAAATGAAGAATCTAGCAACAGAGGAAATTTCATTGAACTTTTGAAGTTTCTTGCAGGAAATAGTGATGAAGTGAACAAGTATGTCTTGAATAATGCTCCAG CTGATGAGTCCAGTAACatatcacataaagaacaacTAGCTCTTTGTTTACGTTATGTTGATAAACTTGGAAGGCCTTGTGAACACTTTATTGGAGTTGTTCATGTAGATGATACTACCTCTTTGTCACTTAAGGAAGCTATTGAGGGTTTACTT AGAAGGGATCAAGATATTCTTAATGCAATCTCCCTTGTTAATGTGGCAAAGAACAAAATGCAACAGTTAAGGTCTGATGGTTGGGACCACTTCCTTGAGAGGGTCACTTCTTTTTGCATTAAACATGATGTTGAAGTTCCTGCtatggatggtgattatgtGCCGTATGGAAAATCAGCAAGGTATGCCCGTGCTCgaaaccaaacaaatgatgaTCATTTTAGAAGAGAAGTATATATTGGTGTTATTGATCAAATTAGGCAAGAGCTTGATAATCGGtttgatgagatcaatatggAGCTACTTTCGTGTATGTCAGCCTTCAGTCCTTCCAATTCATTTGCTTCGTTTGATGCACAGAAGGTACGCAGATTGGCTGAATTTTATACTAAGGACTTCTCTAACAAtgatttgctaaaacttgaattacaacttgataattatattgatgacatgCGACGAGATGATAGCTTCAAGGGTCTAGACAGCATCGTTGATCTCTCAGTTAAACTTGTTCAAACACGGAGGCACAAAGTGTATGATATGGTTTACTTGCTTCTCAAATTGATATTGCTTTTACCAGTGGCAACAGCGAGTGTTGAAAGGGTATTTTCTGCCATGGTTAAAGTGAAAACAaagtcaaggaataagctaAGTGACAGTGTTTTGGATGATTGTCTAGTCACATTCATTGAGcgggatattttcttccaagtgaATGAAGAAGATATAATCAAGACATTCATGTCATTCAAAAAGCGGCGGGTAAACAAAGGAGACAAGTAA
- the LOC101776843 gene encoding laccase-15, which yields MASMESRSLPRAAATSMALAIAIVFLIYTTARLGDAASVEHTFMVSQVKMTHLCKETLVTVVNGQLPGPAIEVTEGDSVTVHVVNKSPYNITIHWHGVKQWLNCWADGVPMITQLPIQPNQNFTYRFNVIGQEGTLWWHAHVPFLRASLHGALIIRPRNGASSYPFPKPDREVPIIIADYWQLDLAQAARRMMHGFLFSFANASTINGKLGDIFNCSGVPEDNYVLDVVPGKTYLLRIINAALFAEFYLKIAGHKFTVVGADASYVSPYTTDVIAIAPGETVDALVVADAPPGRYYMVALPNQAPLPDTQTPEYTTRGIMQYSNTHSSADDPAGLISDRGVEEEEEDKGSSGDVPVAPEMPDIHDTITSYYFHSNLTNLYQTVVPQRVDERLFIVLSLGSICQHGQSCRRGDHNETILIATMNNVSFQDPTGKTPLLEAHYYHTGSVDLMQELPDRPPRAFNFTDEALIPYGPKEMRLEPSYKATVVRRFRHGAVVEMVFQSTAVLQGDSNPMHLHGHNMILLAQGFGNFDAAKDVAKYNLVNPPVKNTILVPNLGWAAIRFVANNPGVWFIHCHYEFHLTMGMAAVFIVEDGPTVDTSLPPPPAHFPTYCGHDDNLLPDELCLQTKKDA from the exons ATGGCGAGCATGGAGAGCCGAAGCCTCCCCAGGGCAGCAGCCACCTCCATGGCGCTAGCTATCGCCATTGTCTTCCTGATCTACACAACCGCACGACTGGGAGATGCGGCATCCGTTGAGCACACGTTCATG GTGAGCCAGGTGAAGATGACACACTTGTGCAAGGAGACACTGGTCACCGTGGTGAATGGGCAGCTCCCAGGACCAGCGATAGAGGTCACGGAGGGAGACTCGGTGACTGTTCATGTCGTGAACAAGTCACCCTACAACATAACAATACACTG GCATGGAGTGAAGCAGTGGCTTAACTGTTGGGCTGACGGGGTGCCGATGATTACCCAACTCCCTATCCAGCCAAACCAAAATTTCACCTACCGGTTCAACGTCATCGGGCAGGAAGGCACCTTGTGGTGGCATGCTCACGTCCCCTTCCTCCGGGCATCACTGCATGGCGCCCTCATCATCCGGCCAAGAAATGGGGCGAGCTCATATCCATTTCCAAAGCCAGACAGGGAGGTCCCAATCATAATAG CGGACTATTGGCAGCTAGACCTTGCACAGGCGGCAAGGAGGATGATGCatggtttcttgttttctttcgCCAATGCTTCCACGATCAATGGCAAGCTTGGAGATATCTTCAATTGCTCTG GTGTGCCGGAAGATAACTACGTATTGGACGTTGTGCCTGGCAAGACCTATCTGCTACGAATAATTAACGCCGCGCTCTTCGCCGAGTTCTACCTAAAGATAGCTGGGCACAAATTCACTGTGGTTGGTGCCGATGCCAGCTACGTCAGCCCATACACCACGGATGTCATTGCCATCGCGCCCGGCGAGACAGTGGATGCCTTGGTTGTTGCTGATGCGCCCCCTGGAAGGTACTACATGGTTGCCCTGCCCAATCAGGCGCCATTGCCGGACACCCAGACCCCCGAATACACAACCAGAGGGATCATGCAGTACAGCAACACTCACAGTTCTGCTGATGATCCAGCAGGACTAATATCAGATCGTggtgtggaagaagaagaagaagataaaggTTCATCCGGTGATGTGCCAGTAGCACCTGAGATGCCTGATATACATGACACAATTACATCTTACTACTTCCACAGCAACCTGACCAACCTGTACCAAACGGTGGTCCCTCAGCGAGTTGATGAACGTTTGTTCATCGTGCTCAGCCTGGGTTCAATATGTCAGCATGGCCAGTCCTGCAGGAGGGGTGATCACAATGAGACCATCCTCATCGCAACCATGAACAACGTTTCCTTCCAGGATCCCACGGGGAAGACGCCACTACTAGAAGCACACTACTACCACACTGGAAGCGTGGACTTGATGCAAGAACTTCCGGACAGACCACCAAGGGCATTCAACTTCACTGACGAAGCCTTAATCCCGTATGGGCCCAAGGAGATGCGCTTAGAGCCATCGTATAAGGCCACGGTGGTGCGTAGGTTCCGGCATGGTGCCGTAGTGGAGATGGTGTTCCAGAGCACAGCAGTTCTACAGGGCGATTCCAACCCGATGCATCTACATGGTCACAACATGATCCTTCTTGCACAGGGGTTTGGTAACTTCGACGCCGCGAAAGATGTTGCAAAATACAACTTGGTGAATCCACCGGTGAAGAACACTATTCTTGTCCCAAATCTTGGGTGGGCTGCCATCCGATTTGTTGCGAACAATCCAG GAGTATGGTTCATACATTGCCACTATGAATTCCATTTGACTATGGGCATGGCGGCAGTATTCATTGTAGAGGATGGTCCGACAGTAGACACATCTCTCCCTCCACCACCTGCTCATTTTCCAACATATTGTGGTCATGACGACAATCTCCTTCCGGATGAACTGTGCCTCCAAACTAAGAAGGATGCATGA